GCGTCGTGCGCGACTTCACCGGCCACGGCGTCGGGCGTTCGTTCCACTCGGGCCTCATCGTGCCGCACTACGACGCCGCGCCCGACTACTCGACGGTCATGCAGCCCGGCATGGTGTTCACGATCGAGCCCATGCTCACGCTCGGCGACATCGCGTGGGACCTCTGGGCCGACGACTGGACGGTCACGACGAAAGACAAGACCCTCAGTGCCCAGTTCGAGCACACGCTCGTGGTCACCGAGCGCGGGGCCGACATCCTCACCCTTCCGTGAGCACCGCCCGAACGCATCACCTCGACGACAGGAGAACCGCATGACGCGCGCCATCGGCATCGACATCGGCGGCACCGGCATCAAGGGGGCGATCGTCGACCTGGATGCGGGCGAACTCGTCAGCGACCGCATCAAGCACCCCACGCCTGAGGGCGGCGAGCCCGAGGCGATCATCGAGACCGTCGCGCAGCTCGTCGACGAGCTCGGCACCGACGGCGTCGCGCACATCGGCGTGTGCTTCCCGGCCATCGTGCGCAACGGCCGCACCATGTCGGCCGCCAACGTCAGCGAGCGCTGGATCGGCCTGGACGCCGACACCCTGTTCGGCGCGGCCCTCGGCCGCGACATCCACTTCGTCAATGATGCGGATGCCGCCGGGTACGCCGAGGCCGTGTCGGGCGCCGCCCGCGACCAGCAGGGTCTCGTGATCATGACGACGCTCGGCACGGGCATCGGCAGCGCGTTCATCTACGACGGCGTGCTCATTCCCAATACCGAGCTCGGGCATCTCGAGCTCGGCGGCGACGACGCGGAGCACTGGGCGGCCAACTCGGCGCGCGAGCGCGAGGGGCTCACGTTCGCGCAGTGGGCCGAGCGGCTCACCCGCTACTACCGGCACGTGGAGTTCTTGTTCTCGCCCGACCTGTTCGTGATCGGCGGCGGGGTGTCGAAGCAGCACGACGAGTTTCTGCACATG
The sequence above is a segment of the Microcella humidisoli genome. Coding sequences within it:
- the ppgK gene encoding polyphosphate--glucose phosphotransferase, producing MTRAIGIDIGGTGIKGAIVDLDAGELVSDRIKHPTPEGGEPEAIIETVAQLVDELGTDGVAHIGVCFPAIVRNGRTMSAANVSERWIGLDADTLFGAALGRDIHFVNDADAAGYAEAVSGAARDQQGLVIMTTLGTGIGSAFIYDGVLIPNTELGHLELGGDDAEHWAANSAREREGLTFAQWAERLTRYYRHVEFLFSPDLFVIGGGVSKQHDEFLHMIDVETPIVPAALRNNAGIMGAAALAARHAR